One part of the Acidimicrobiia bacterium genome encodes these proteins:
- a CDS encoding septal ring lytic transglycosylase RlpA family protein, producing MRLVRLIALVAWAGVALLAVAGFAAFSPDTTDNPAVQAATSDGVAGVSDVRGGAAGLVAAQAFSELQLVGSEPGVAEFSEAAELELYARLVPPQSIPTTTTTVPPTTTTTVPPTTTTTSPPATTTTTITEDGEVLSLGGVGPCKASYYGDAFAGRTTSNGEIFDPNSMTAATHFVDFNTIVTVTRLDTGASVQVRINDRGPYMPDLKTRHSTRCIDLSRAAMEALGGTEAGVIRVSLTMAFDTNGLARLQAKYGAL from the coding sequence ATGCGACTCGTTCGTTTGATCGCGTTAGTTGCATGGGCCGGCGTAGCCCTCCTGGCAGTAGCCGGGTTTGCAGCTTTCTCCCCCGACACCACCGACAACCCAGCCGTTCAGGCTGCAACGTCGGACGGCGTGGCGGGGGTTTCTGACGTGCGCGGAGGAGCAGCCGGACTCGTCGCCGCCCAGGCCTTCTCCGAGCTGCAACTCGTCGGCTCGGAACCCGGGGTCGCCGAGTTCTCGGAGGCGGCGGAGCTCGAGTTGTACGCTCGCCTGGTACCGCCGCAGAGCATTCCGACGACGACTACCACCGTCCCCCCGACAACAACGACGACGGTCCCCCCTACGACCACCACGACTTCTCCGCCGGCGACCACCACCACGACGATCACCGAAGACGGTGAGGTACTGTCACTGGGCGGCGTCGGTCCTTGCAAGGCTTCCTACTACGGCGATGCTTTCGCCGGACGAACGACTTCGAACGGTGAGATATTCGATCCGAACTCGATGACCGCCGCCACGCACTTCGTCGACTTCAACACGATCGTCACCGTGACTCGCCTCGACACCGGCGCATCGGTTCAGGTGCGCATCAACGATCGCGGCCCCTACATGCCGGACCTCAAGACACGACACAGCACCCGTTGCATCGACCTCTCGAGGGCTGCGATGGAGGCTCTCGGCGGAACCGAAGCAGGTGTTATCAGGGTCTCGCTCACAATGGCGTTCGACACCAACGGCCTGGCCCGCCTGCAGGCGAAGTACGGCGCCCTCTAG
- a CDS encoding histidine phosphatase family protein, whose product MSTTFALLIRHGEAEGNREGRLIGQTNAPLSDLGHRQAAAVGARLSTLPITRIISSDLPRTMQTAAPLAGLLQLDIEPEPGLREIANGEWEGRMPTEVEARWPDLWKRYGAGEDVSRPGGESWADVGRRAVAAVQSLADTGDRMIAVFTHGGPIAQILRWATGLPHDTHVYTGPMGAMANTGISTISLPEVRLLGYNDVGHLAGLLRHPDTPFFG is encoded by the coding sequence GTGAGCACCACGTTTGCTCTTCTCATAAGGCACGGCGAGGCGGAAGGCAACCGTGAGGGCCGGCTCATAGGCCAGACCAACGCGCCTCTCTCCGACCTCGGCCACCGCCAGGCTGCCGCCGTCGGCGCGCGCCTGTCCACACTCCCGATAACCCGAATCATCTCGAGCGATCTTCCACGGACGATGCAGACGGCAGCACCGCTGGCCGGCCTGCTGCAGCTGGATATCGAGCCGGAGCCCGGGCTCAGGGAGATCGCCAACGGTGAGTGGGAGGGTCGCATGCCTACCGAAGTCGAGGCGAGATGGCCCGACCTTTGGAAACGCTACGGAGCCGGTGAGGACGTGTCGAGGCCCGGGGGCGAATCGTGGGCAGACGTCGGACGGAGAGCCGTTGCCGCCGTGCAGAGCCTGGCGGACACCGGGGACCGCATGATCGCAGTGTTCACACACGGAGGCCCGATCGCCCAGATCCTTCGATGGGCAACCGGGCTACCGCACGACACGCACGTCTACACGGGTCCGATGGGTGCCATGGCCAACACCGGCATCAGCACCATTTCACTGCCTGAGGTCCGGCTGCTCGGCTACAACGACGTCGGCCACCTGGCCGGACTCTTGCGCCACCCCGACACCCCGTTTTTCGGATGA
- a CDS encoding gamma-glutamyltransferase, giving the protein MHRATEAQTFGDVVVTAHGLGTQAAMEILSAGGNAVDAAIAANAVLGVCEPHTCGIGGDLFALILEPGSAGPLALNASGRAGSGADPDIIRRDGGTEIPWDHPLTATIPGCVDGWESLSGRFGSMPLAAVLAPAISLAENGFPASTELASALRRKETSFREQPSARSLYEGGEPERGRRIRRRDLGRTLTSIANGGRSAFYSGSPGRAITAATGSLITAHDLETSQADWVEPLALEVFGRTAWTIPPNSQGYLTLAGAWIFEHLDPPRDPLEPGYFHALIEAYRSIAWERDDLVADPDFAPLLPPALVSSDRLRARSRLITDRAVSWPTETMPPGGTTYLCVLDRNGLGVSLIQSNFMGIGNGIAAGDQGFFLHNRGAGFNVEPGHPNELRPGKRPLHTLSPSMWTKDGALDLILGTRGGHLQPQLLAQVAAHLFHAGDAPGAAQARPRWTTAQLSGSSKIRVEARMAESVCEDLVRRGHDVEVASDMEGGWGPVSVIAVDSDGLRTGAPDPRVDTASVGVR; this is encoded by the coding sequence ATGCATCGCGCGACCGAAGCACAGACATTCGGTGATGTGGTCGTCACGGCCCACGGCCTGGGCACTCAGGCGGCCATGGAAATCCTCTCGGCGGGAGGCAACGCCGTCGACGCCGCCATCGCAGCCAATGCGGTGCTCGGTGTCTGTGAGCCGCACACCTGTGGGATCGGCGGAGACCTCTTCGCCCTCATCCTTGAGCCCGGGTCTGCAGGGCCGCTGGCCCTGAACGCGTCGGGGAGGGCCGGATCCGGCGCGGATCCCGACATCATCAGGCGGGACGGAGGCACGGAGATCCCGTGGGACCATCCACTCACCGCCACGATCCCGGGCTGCGTCGACGGTTGGGAGTCCCTGTCCGGACGGTTCGGCTCGATGCCTCTTGCGGCAGTGCTCGCCCCTGCCATCTCGCTTGCTGAGAACGGGTTCCCGGCTTCGACAGAACTGGCCTCCGCCCTGCGGCGCAAGGAAACCTCCTTTCGAGAGCAGCCCTCCGCCAGGTCGCTCTACGAGGGCGGCGAGCCCGAACGCGGCCGGCGCATCCGGCGCCGGGACCTGGGCAGGACTCTGACGAGCATTGCGAACGGCGGGCGCAGTGCCTTCTATTCGGGCTCACCCGGCAGGGCGATCACCGCCGCAACGGGCTCTCTGATAACTGCGCACGATCTCGAGACCAGTCAAGCCGACTGGGTCGAACCTCTGGCTCTGGAGGTGTTCGGTCGCACTGCCTGGACCATCCCTCCCAACTCGCAGGGATATCTGACACTCGCCGGTGCGTGGATCTTCGAGCACCTCGATCCGCCGCGTGACCCGCTCGAGCCCGGCTACTTTCATGCTCTCATAGAGGCATACAGGTCGATTGCCTGGGAGCGGGACGATCTGGTCGCCGATCCCGACTTCGCTCCTCTACTCCCTCCGGCTCTCGTTTCCTCCGACAGACTGAGAGCGAGGAGCCGGCTGATCACCGACCGCGCCGTATCGTGGCCCACGGAAACGATGCCCCCGGGCGGGACCACCTACCTGTGCGTACTCGACCGGAACGGTCTGGGTGTCTCACTGATCCAATCGAACTTCATGGGAATCGGCAACGGCATCGCCGCCGGCGATCAAGGTTTCTTCCTGCACAATCGAGGGGCAGGATTCAATGTCGAGCCCGGGCACCCGAACGAACTACGGCCGGGCAAGCGGCCGCTCCACACTCTGTCCCCGTCGATGTGGACGAAGGACGGAGCACTCGATCTGATTCTCGGAACGCGCGGCGGCCACCTGCAGCCGCAGCTGCTCGCCCAGGTGGCGGCCCATCTGTTCCATGCAGGCGACGCGCCGGGAGCGGCGCAAGCCCGGCCTCGCTGGACGACCGCACAACTGTCCGGGAGTTCAAAGATAAGAGTGGAAGCTCGGATGGCAGAATCGGTTTGCGAGGATCTGGTGCGGCGCGGACACGATGTCGAGGTTGCGAGCGACATGGAGGGCGGTTGGGGACCGGTTTCTGTTATCGCCGTTGACTCCGACGGCCTGCGAACCGGAGCGCCGGATCCCCGGGTCGACACAGCATCGGTGGGTGTCCGGTGA
- a CDS encoding cytosine permease, whose amino-acid sequence MAKRAWLPISSSYPIGMSERVFGSSEFAVLVASLAFGAPALMASIELLGFDPGLGLTVSQLILAAPLGIVIAAALVSLVAWLASENGVPTGLLLRPALGVAGSWAAMILQVTFLVAWIALELEFGGSAIVGGLKALDLGEIHENVAIAGLALAAIALLVAGLAWVTQIWLYRFAFWAALILTVVLAWRYLSVVDLAPLLEATPEAGNFWLGVDGIMVLGIIWFPVVADTARFAVAAPAAASGAGTGFSVAALILVLIGGMRTASIGLPSDDPTSLLLDGVSTFGAIVVVAWFIVAGMDQPFLLAFSSGTALSTLNDRFAGRIQAIMLVGIGTLAALMVPTGIIREITDLVVVLIAQLLSVLLADYYVVRRRHYETDDLYRRKGIHSGVNLYGLIAVVAGFASAAVIRPVGPESWVALLESWIPGEASIAESVGLPPIMISMTLSFLLYAGLGRWKIREPEVVSRLRV is encoded by the coding sequence GTGGCAAAACGTGCATGGTTGCCGATTTCCTCCAGCTATCCGATTGGAATGTCCGAACGGGTATTCGGCTCATCCGAGTTTGCGGTGCTGGTTGCCTCTCTGGCCTTCGGCGCGCCGGCGCTGATGGCGAGCATCGAGTTGCTCGGATTCGATCCCGGCCTCGGCCTGACCGTCTCACAACTGATTCTGGCGGCGCCGCTCGGTATCGTCATCGCCGCCGCCCTGGTGTCCCTGGTCGCGTGGCTGGCTTCCGAAAACGGGGTGCCGACGGGCCTACTTCTACGGCCGGCGCTGGGGGTCGCCGGCTCCTGGGCGGCCATGATTCTGCAGGTCACGTTCCTGGTTGCCTGGATTGCCCTCGAACTCGAGTTCGGCGGCTCCGCCATCGTCGGCGGTTTGAAGGCCCTGGATCTCGGGGAAATCCACGAAAACGTGGCGATCGCCGGACTCGCTCTCGCCGCGATTGCCCTGCTCGTCGCCGGCCTTGCCTGGGTGACTCAGATCTGGCTCTATCGCTTCGCCTTCTGGGCCGCCCTGATATTGACGGTCGTGCTTGCCTGGAGATATCTCTCCGTGGTGGATCTGGCGCCGTTGCTCGAAGCCACTCCCGAAGCCGGCAACTTCTGGTTGGGGGTCGATGGAATCATGGTGCTCGGCATCATCTGGTTTCCCGTGGTGGCAGACACCGCCCGGTTCGCCGTTGCCGCCCCGGCGGCCGCCTCGGGCGCCGGGACCGGATTCAGCGTCGCGGCGCTGATCCTCGTGCTCATCGGAGGCATGCGGACGGCGTCTATCGGCCTCCCCAGCGACGACCCGACGTCCCTCCTCCTCGATGGGGTATCCACCTTCGGAGCGATAGTCGTAGTGGCTTGGTTCATCGTTGCCGGGATGGACCAGCCGTTTCTCCTTGCATTCAGCAGCGGGACGGCCCTTTCAACCCTCAACGACCGTTTCGCCGGCCGGATTCAGGCAATCATGCTCGTTGGAATCGGCACGCTGGCCGCTCTGATGGTTCCTACCGGGATCATCAGGGAAATCACCGATCTGGTGGTCGTGCTCATCGCGCAGCTGCTGTCGGTTCTCCTTGCGGATTACTACGTGGTGCGCCGCCGGCACTACGAAACCGACGACCTCTATCGCAGGAAGGGCATCCACTCGGGTGTGAATCTGTACGGGCTGATCGCCGTCGTGGCGGGGTTCGCGTCGGCTGCGGTAATCCGGCCGGTCGGCCCTGAGAGCTGGGTTGCTTTGCTCGAGTCCTGGATTCCCGGCGAAGCCTCGATCGCCGAGTCCGTCGGCCTTCCCCCGATAATGATCTCCATGACGCTGAGCTTCCTGCTCTATGCGGGCCTCGGACGCTGGAAGATCCGCGAGCCGGAAGTCGTATCGAGGCTGAGGGTCTAG